Within the Scomber scombrus chromosome 4, fScoSco1.1, whole genome shotgun sequence genome, the region ACATCACACATTAGCACAAGTTTATACATCTGTTAGAACATTAAACAGATGCTACAAATGATATTTCCAGCAGTGTATGGGTTATTCACTGATTTAttagtttatatattataatacatcTGTTTATACAGGTCGAAATGACACAGCAGGCCAGACACTTCGATATTAAAGTAGCTCTTTGGGAGAGTTTCTGGTTCTGGTCACTAGGTGGCAGTCTTGACTAGGCCATTCTTTTCCATATGAAGTAGGTGAGGATGCTTATGGCCAAAGCCACCAATGTCCAACAGCACACTTTCTTCACCTGGCCCTCCAAGTCCTGTTTCTCTCCGAAGCGTGACACAAAACCACCCTGCCAGAGATATCAAGTAGACCTGATTGTCAAACAGTATTACATagtattacatattttaatagaGAGAATATGGAAATATATACTGAAATTGAAATATATGGAGTCTTATGTTTTAAAGGATgggtcttaaaacaacagtcaggagcccaaatgaacattgagacctgtttttcctgctgtaatcattcctcctgttcagaaATAGAATTTCATTTAAGGTGGAAAcagcattgaaaaaaaaacaatatgactGTGTTACCGTCAGCAGTTCTCATTTGAGCTACTACTTCACCACTGCTTCTTCTGGACCATGAATTATGTTAAATGAAAGTTTTAATTCACTTCTGTGACATtaaatgatttacagtttttcactctgtcttaaaccaacagtcaggagcccaaatgaacatcaaaatctgtttttctaactgtaatcattcctcctgttcatactgaccattagaagatctcttcataatacacttacaatggaagtgatggaggactaaatccacagtcctccttctgtgtaaacatggatttaaaagttgaagtgaagctaatatgaagcttcagcgtccaaatgagtcaaatcttcatcttctatgtttcaacgttacaatatttttagtgccaaagtctttttgttactatacttccaccacagctcttGCACTTACCTTGCACTTTATAATCAACCCTATTAACTATTGGCtttcatctacttttaaatgactgtgtggccacactgtggatttagtcctccatcacttccattgaaagcacatttgaaggagatcttttaatagtcagtatgaacaggaggaatgacagagaggagaacttctttcactgtttatacggacacctgactgctggtttaagacacacttgcCAAATTTAAACCAATCCTTTACATCATCTTGATGCTTGATGATCTTCAGACCCTGTGTCAAAatctagtttaaaaaaattaattcagcTGACATTGTGCATACATGGTGTATATTCCTAAATACGTGTATGTTTAATCAATTAccacaaactgacacacaggAGACCTGGAGCAGGATGGTATTCCAGAATAATAGTACCAGTAGCTTTCTGGGGTTTTGGGTATAATAGGTTCAAGTAGGGTTGGCTGCTTTTTAAGGAAGCTGTGTTTTCACTGCTGTTTGATGTTGTATTAAGATAGTCTGGATGCTTATATGTTTAAATACACATAATCAGCCCCCATTTTCACATATGAGCACTCACCCATCCTCCCTTGTTTTGTATCTCAGGGCAGATGACCCTCTCTACATACGCCCCCACACACTCCTTCAGCCGGGGCAGGACCGCCTCCATGCCCCTCTCATGGCAGTGCAGGGCCATCTGGCCAGCCAGAACATACACCGACAGCACGGCACTCCAGGCCAGGTCCCTGCGCCGCCCCCCTGTGACCGGGGGGAAGAAGTGCTCATCCAGGAGGTTCGTTAGCATGGGGCAGGCCGTGTCCTCCGTCACATCCTGGAAGACGCGAGGCCAGCGCCTGAAGAAGATGGGGAAGCGGCAGAGGAGCTCGTCGCCAGCGTGGCGCAGAGCTGCAGTGCAGTCTGTAGGGGCAGGACCCATGGTGCTATCTGCCCCCCCTGTGGTTACGTAGTCTATGTAGTCATGAGCCATCAGGAAAGCCTCTCTCACCAGTGGGTCAGGACTGTTCAGGCCAAGCCTGGCCTCTGGTGCCTCAGACTGACACATGGCCTCCTCTGACAGCCACTTCACTAATCACCAAGCTGTATTCTCATCAGGCCACAGATGACAGCTGCATTGCCAAGCAGCATAACCATTCTCTAAGTCACATCAAGCTGTCACAGTGGCTCCAGGATGCTAttaatattcaaatttaaaaattcacATTAGTATAGAAGAGcaggaaataaacacacatactgcagtGTCATCTCACATGAGGAAATAAAGCATTTAGTACTCACCTCCTCTTCACTGAGACACACAGgtgtaacacacatacactgaaacAAAAGACACAACCAGCAGGTGAAACAACGTTGGGGAGTCCAGAggagtgtgtctgtttgtgtgtgtgtgttgtagtcAGACTGGGTCACCCAGTCCCCCTCACAGGCTAAATATAGAGCTCTTGTTGGAAACTGACACTGATCTCCAACCTCACATGCACAAGCATAGCCGTGCTGTCACACATCTCCATTGCAGCACAGGCAGCAGGGCTAAATTCAGAGGcagcagacagaggaggagcaggttagcttaataagaaaaaaaaaatcaaaggtgATTGTACAATGCTGATGGCTTACAGCTGTCAGCAAGACACTAACATTACACACAGAATCAGGAATATGGTAAACCTTTTCTCATGGGAGTTAAAACCTTCTTTTAGGtttcatttcatgtatttatgccaaatgtttgtttttttccattaagCTCATATTGGAAGTGTGTACTTTCacaatgattgaaaaaataaataaataatggattttgcacattttacttcatttatCCTGCTTAAAAAATCATAGTATCTGATGAGATTATAGTTTTGAATACTTGGAATAATGTGCAGAGTGTTTGTATCATGCGAGGGGTTAAATTTGAATATGACTTGaatatttaaatgatcattcaCCTAGATAATAATATTACTTTGTATTCCTAGGAACACtgcacacttgtatatagtATCAGGAATTTAcgtatattgtagatttatataattacagattattttgcgcagagattgtttactgtatatagtttatgtatttattttaattttattttttttaatttttttaatcactttcacCATTACGCAGCCACTGTTGTGTCcgtttttgaatttctccctagggtgatcaataaagataccttaCCTTAATTCTAGTAGTATAGTCAACATTGTTGACAGTGAACATTTTCAGTGGCACTACAATCTGACAAAAAATAGTCCCTGTTTAAAGAGACTTttaaagagacttttttttatactcCATGGATTAATAGggtacatctttttttttacacttacatTTTGTGCTGtagtactttttaaaattcagaaTTTTCAACTTCTTGAACCCATCCTATTTATTTAGATCCCATAAAGGACACGTTCACCATTTTAAATACCCTATGTAATATACCCCATATATGCACAGCTAAATTAATAAGGGTTTTGACACAGTGCCTTAAGACAGTGCATCAAGATTACATTCAAGGTTTAAAATTGACAAATGTGTCAGgagtccatatgaacagtgtttttcttcactgcaatcattcttcctgttcatactggctgttaaaaaaaaaaaaaaatctagagacctgcaaaaaaataaaaccaaaacttcCTGCATGGATCAGTATCAGCAGAGGGAGGTGAGAAAGTATGCAGTACTTATTTAGGTGTGTGACCTTTTACATTGCAGCGAGACTTAAATTTCACCACATGGGAGCAGTGGTGTATCACTGGAGACATGCTACTCTGcgttagtgtatgtgtgtgtatgggtgtgtgtggaATCTGATAGGTCTCCCTTTGGATTTGAGTACATAACCGCTTGTTTACaattaacttttaaaagaaagctgTTGAGCATTGAGTCAAACACGCAGGCCCATTTAAGTCTCCCCCACCTGGATATCAGCAATCtcaccaatatatatatatatatatatatatatatatatatatataaagccaGTGTAATGACATTCAGGTAAAATGTGGATAACACATGTGTGTGAGATCTCTCCTGTGGACCAACATTAAGGCACGCATGGCTAAACATACATTGTCCTTTAAGTGTTTCCTCTCCTTTTATGAAATGGCTTTATGCGTCACATGGGGATCAATCAAACGCTCCGTGTATGGCATTTATGTTCCTTGTTAATATACTGATTTATAGACGAGGGAAGACATGATCAAGTGGTACCATTAGCGGCTCTGTGTTCTCTGGCCATCTGGCGCAGCATACATTGTGAATGCGCGCGGGAGGGAAGATAAGGCTAACCATCCAGAAagaaccctaaccccccccccccccccccccccccccccccatccccgccccctcctccctcctgcacacacacacttctaatACACGCTACTTTAGATGAACTATCAGAGTGAGTGTGTAAAATGGCTACCTAGTTGTTCCTCATTGCTGAGCCAGGGAACAGGGGAAGTGGCAGGGTTGATAGAGACTCCTATCAGGCCTCTCATATGTTCATGTTGCAACATGTGCAagttagggggggggggcttcctGTCTCCAGTAGAGAGATGTttgcagaggagagagaggaaggtgcAAAATTAAGAGGAAACATGCACTAACACACTGTTgcagctgccttttttttttttttttttggtcactaAAATTGTTTAGGAATCATTTGGCGGTGACATCACAGGCAGATTAACCTGCTGGGGGTGGCTCGTGGCGAGAGATTTGTTGTCGTAACCCTGTTGACCCCCACTGTTCATGCCAGATTtatcccccaccccccacccccacctcctaGACTCCAACCAGTAATCTGAACCGATTAGTCATTCATCtgttcatttacaaacattatttataaaTTAGGTGCCTCACTAAAAAAGTTCCACCTTTGAGTAAGTCATTTACATCATACTTCATTCCTGCAGCGTGATATTGTTCCATGTAGTCATGGTCTAGATGGGGGGccgaaccagtaaaaccatggcttaataacctataaataatatataatatataatatatattataactttactataataaaccatctatttataAAACAGATGACCATGCTGCgatgtcttaagaaaaatgagcaatttcaacaatatcaTGTCTCAGGtttttgcagattattttgcacagaagcagctgattgatgtttaatatatgaatgatttaaatatgataACAATATGTATTGACTGTTTTTTCAGAGAATTGTATTCTGTTCTCTGGACCCATACTTGGACCCTTAGTACCCCTTGGTTTGCCGGTTCTGGCTCATAGACTATATGCTTCACAGCTCTGGTCTGGAGCCAGTTCATTCatctaaatgtaataaattgacagaaaattacttttggtgatttttttaaaagaaaaaaatgcaagaaaatTCAAGTTTTAAACATCTGGTCAGATAAAACACAGTGTATATGTTTTCATTGGCATGGGggaattttgacttttttttttttttttactattttctgacatttaacacaCTAAATAATtgatgattaatcaataatgaacataatatCTAGCTGCTGCCCCACAGTACTGCTATGATAAAATGACTCATGTCTCAGCCATGGCCGGATCTACCGTACGGGTAATCTGGacaagtgcccaggggcccttgagcagaaaggggagattttattaatcatgttttttttgttgggctctacagaaatacaacacaaggcttGACTCATTGTCTTAATGATGTTGTCAGAAACCTtgtatgtccaaaactaaatatggagtGTCATGGTCTCCACCTGACCTGCAGCAGccttatccaatcagaataaaataaaataaagttgtttgggggacatgagcttcagtgcccaggggccccagGTGGTACTAATGCACGGTTGGTCCCTGCAAGTTCCTTAATAAAGGGGGAAAAGGACAATTCATCAAATTATAACCAGCTGATATGCTGATATGGAGTGAATCTGGAGCCCCTGAGAGTCCGGGTCCTCACCTGACACGCGTCTTTAGTTGATTTGTATATCTACAGGTTTTATTTTCAGCTCTGCTCCTGGTGaatttgatatgttttcttCTCCTGCTTTAGTTCAGATTCACCAGAGGAAAAAGTAAATCAATTAGAAAGTAttatcaacaataaaaaaaaaacaacagcgtAGGTTTAACCTTGAGTCAGAGGATAAGAGTTTCTCCCAACAAAGAATGAGTTGATAAGGGCCACAAAAAGGCCTGTATGGGTGGATACTATTATAATGGTGCggacccccctcctcctgttgAACACAATGCttccatttctgtcattttcatcCCTGCTGAggtgtttttgtcagtgtgtgagtgtgtgtggtgtgtcctgaagcatacacacacacacacacacacacacacacacacacacacacacacacacacacacacaaacaaagtatCTGCTATAATTTAATCCAAAGCGTTACAAAATGTTCCCCTCTCTGCTAATAGAGGAACACAATGCAAATGGCAGAGTTGCAGAGGAGTTTTTAACTGAGCAGTGATCAGCGAGATGAAGCACGAAGCAAATTTAACCACTTTGCAAAGTAGAAATGGAACAATGTggcgcgcgtgtgtgcgtgtgtgtgtgtgtgtgtgtgtgtgttttttgcctGTTATCTGTCAGCAGCATAAGAGtatctctctctcgctctcaggAAGTAGCTTATCAACATCTACACAGAAGTTGAAAATGCACTTTGAAGTTCCAAcccattgaaaaaaaaaaaagaagaagaagaagaaaaaaaatggctcCAATAAAAGCTGCAAGGTGACAGAGGAAGGTTGAATGAGGCAGACGGATGAAAAACCCCGACCTCCTCCCCGCTCCTCCCTGCCAACCTCTCAGTCAAACAATCGCGATCTCCACGCCTCTTTGTTCAGGACTCCCATCAGCCTCGCAGTGGGAGGTGTGgtcagaaagaggaggaaattgCTCTGAATTTGCTGGTAATTGAAAACACCTATATCCCCCTGTGTCTCCATCTCTACCTGCTTTAAAAACCTCCACACCCCATTTTCCTGCACCCACCTTAATGCACTCCTAATGGCACCCCTTCCTCCATCCTGTCCTCCGTCTCCCACAGGACTGAATTGATGCAAACGATCGTGGCGCCCAATTGCTGTCTGGAGGAGAGGTGACCCACTTgtgtaaggttttttttttttttttgttcagctcCACCTTCTCCCAATTGCAGGTATTGATGCCCCGCCATTGTTTCTCCCCCTGCCCAGGGGGTGGAGTGGTTTGTGGGAAAATTGGGGGACCCCTCAGGTGTTTGATGGCTTTTATCGATTTGCACCAGACTCTCCAGCTCCCATTTACCCTCTGCTACAAGCTTTTTAGAAAGCGGCTGTATCTGCAGAGGTGGCAATTGTTAAGAGGTATTATTCTGTTCTACTGATGCAtaagcacacttttttttttctcccccccccccccctgtgtgGTTGTGGTTGATCAATGCGGACGTTCTGTTTCTGCATCTCAAATTAAACCTGCTCTACTTTCAAATGTCTCATTAATTGCAGCGTCTGTTCTCTGTGTTCTTTTCCAGGTTCTTCAAACAACATCCAGGAGGTAAAGGTATATTTTAAGAACGCCAAAATCTTGAcctttttcactttaattttaaGGTGTGTACAATCAGATTTGGAATATAAAGTTTAAGCTGCTGAGGCATTGCATTTAATTATGTCTGGAAAAGAATGTCATCTAGTTAATGcgtcaaaatgttaaatgtcgattcattttttttaaagttattgttttaattttgctATGAAGAGAGCAGTTTAAAGCTAAAACTTGCACAGAACATtagtttataattaaaaaaaattgataatCATAGTCAGTAATATTTTGTtgactctaaccctaaccctaactctcgCAAATTTACcgtaatatactgtatatatcagcAGGGCTCACCGGTGTTTCTTCTCTTTGACCGTATCGGCTAATGAGATATCAAACTTTCCTAAAGGCTCCCTACACATTGGGCAAAAGCAGCACTTGTGTGTTGCATGTGACACTAATTCAGCcctgcagaaaaaaatatttggcccTGGGGATGAAAGTTCGGTCAACACTTCAAACATAAGGCTCTCCCGTAAATCCCAATCATTGTCATATATACTTGTTGCATCTAATCCTGCCCCCACAAACTGTCATACTATCTGAACAGGTGCTGTAATTAAGTCCAATAAACCTTccagaaaataaagtttaatacatGAATTCTATACAACTGTTGGCAGTGGAAGAGAAATACTGTGTTGATGCCATTTACCCTTTTAGATACAATCTTTAACTGTgttgtaaatctgttttattcttaaataaacCTAACATATAAAATCCTGAAAAAATGGACCCATCATTGACCCTAACTGCTAACCGCTGCTGTAGTGTACGGTATCACTTTTAAGGCATGTTAGATTGTGTAATGAATTTATGGTGAATCGTACTGCTGCCATATTTAAGAGGAACATAACAGCAGGTTGAAAAACAGGGTTTCTGACCACAGCCTGCTTCACTGCAGTGATTTGTTGTACCCTGGAGTACACCTAGAGAGTTTTTCTTTAATATAGAAAATGTAGCAGATCCATCTTTGCTATTCTCATGTTTTGGAATAAAAGTGAAATTTGAAAGCAGCTACTTTAATGTCCCTAAAACGACTGAGTAGAACATTCACAACTGTCCCCTGTACAACAGCAAATGTTACATCAGTGATATTCAGCTTGGCATTGACCGCAGCTTGTAAGTGCACCTTTGCCTTCAAAAACATCCTGTATAACTGAAACTTTTACCACAATAACAGATTAAAGGATAAGTAATGCTGCAAGTTAAGGGCAGTGATCCTATCAGTGGAgcttcataaataaaaactgcagtGAAGCATTTACAAAttcaaaaattcaaattcaaaattcaaaattactttatttatccccgagGGGAAATTCCTAGGTGTAAATTCAATACACCTAGATACTTATAACTTGGCACCACCTCGATGTCCACCCCACGAGTATTCACTGGCTGAAGAGGGGGCTTGAACCTGCGGAAATCTATGATCATTTCTTTAGTCTTTGAGGTGTTCAGTAGGAGATAGTTCTTGTGACTCCAGTCACTGAAGGCTTTTATCAGATCCCTATATTCAGATTCCTGTCCATTCCTGATACACGCCATAATAGCAGTGTCGTCCGAGTATTTCTGGATGTTGCAGGACTCAGAGTTGTATTTGAAGTCCGCTGTGTACAGTGTGAACAGGAATGGAGCCAGGACAGTCCCTTGTGGAGCCACTGTGCTGCTCATTAATGTCCCAGAAACACAGTTCCCCAACCTGACATACTGTGGCCTTCCTGTCAGGTAATCTGTGATCCACTCCCATCTCTATGAGCTTGTTTTTGAGTATGTTGGGTCGGATGGTGTTGAATgcgcttgattcattcatttttacatgaaGCTCTAATGTCCATACACAATGTCTTTGTTCTAGTTTGGTCTGTCCATCACAGATGCAAATGTGAGTACTACATTGACTTATTGTGTCTAATTTGATGCAAATGAACCATCAGATGGGCACTGATCTGAGTCATTATAGCTATCATATGATCTAGTCAGCTGTGTTGAACCATAATTTGAACTCCAAACTCCACTTAGTAGCTTTTACAGAGGTTTCAACCACATCTCGTGGTCTTCATCAGCAAATGGAACTGGCAAAGGTGTCATCACATGACCTAAAATATGGTTGAAAGCTCAGAAAAGCACTTGTAGATGGACCTTGGACATTATTTTGCcactgatttattattttattaacacTGACAGACTCACAACAGAtttgaaaaaggatcaaaatcaatgtAGCAGATGCAAAGATATCATCTAATGTTATTCCATACTCTCCTCTTCCTTGTCAATacctggtgcctacattacccagaaTGCAACTCGACTTGATTCGCTCGAAAGTTCAGATTCAGAGGTGTTAAAGTAGTAGTAGAATGAAGTAGAAACAGCTAATGTAGCGTCCTGTAGAGATGAGGAGCAGCTACAGAggtctgaaacacacactgaattgGTGGaattctctcttcttttttttttaatccttaatTCAGATTAGGTCGATTTTCTGGGTGGACTATATCATAAAGTATCTGTATCCAGAAATACTATCTTGACTACTGAAGACTACTTAGAATTCTTACTCTGGCAGCAGTCACACTTTTCTAACTTCATCATATCTCAAACATGAGCAGCAGTAGCCATGCAGCCGAAGACACAAAAGCGTGCCACTTACAGAAGCTCAAACTTCCAAAATCCATCGAGAAGAAGATGTCGGAGTAGCAGACTCAGCTGATTGATCTTTGGGACGTGCCGAGCAAAACTGCAGTAATGAGCGCTTAGCACCAAACACTGAGacaaaggagggagaggggagaaaaaaagacaaaataacaagGAGCTTGCAGATTACCACTTTAACAGCCTATTGAGATGTAGAACAATCAGCGGCAGCATGATCCAATTGGAGCGTACAGAAATAGAGTTTTAGAGGCTGTTGTGTTCATTGttgtgaaggagaggagaggtgagaatTGACTCTCCGGTACAGAGAGCAGCCTCTCCATACCAATAACCACCTCTTCATCTGCACCCCTTTGACACCCGCGTTCACCCACTGGAATATATATCACTTTCAAAAGCATGCTGCCTGCTCtccaaatatttaattttcaacTTGAGGTGTACCTCTTGTTTATATAACAAAAGCCTCCTCTCAATTAGAGCACGCGGGGGTGGGAGGAAGCGAGGGTACATATCTGTACACCCATCccacccaaccccccccccaccccaccaccaccaccaccaccaccaccacctctcccgctctctctccctcccctcccttcttcctcttctctcaaTCTCGAACACTCATTTATgaacaatcacacacacgcgAGCACAGAagcacatggacacacacacacgcacacactctctctctctctctctcttttgctctgcTTTTCACacactcttcctctttctctctctctctcttcctacATAGCTGTTTTGGAGATAATGAGATTAAATATCTATTTTTGTCAGTCGGTTACCTGCAAGTGATATTTTAGTGGAAACATTCCACAACACCATGGCTGTTACCAAAATGAATAGGAATtaattgccccccccccttccaatAATGCCTGTCACATTTACACAGTTGTTAGTTGTTAGTTAGGCTTAAGCCAGGCTCGGACTACAGGAGTTTTGGGCCTATTCATCCCTGCCAACAATCTGAGGAGAAATCTGGTCTGAAACCTTGGCTGGAATCGATGTTTGGCCATTATTATCTGGTAAAAgatgcttttacactacatgtctcattcacccattcacatacACAGTTATATATGGCAGGGGTTACCACACGGGGTGCCAACCCgctcatcaggagggagctaacattcacacatggttggtgcagccatcaggagcaatttggggttaagtatctaaCCCAagaacacatcgacatgtagactggaggagccaggaatcgaactgCCGATCTaccgattggtggacgacccgctctgcCTCCTGAGACACAACCATGAAGTTTTTGAAAGTGGGAAAACACATCTCTGACTCCCTGATCATTGGCACTCATTCCCCTCAAGGCTGTATCCATCCCATGCTTCTCTTCTCCCTGTACACTAAACCTACACCTCCGGTCATCAGTCCGTAAAGCTCCTTAAGTTCACAGATGGCACCACACTTATTGGGCTCATCCCTGGTGGAGATGAGACCATCAAAAGGTAGGAGATTGACCACCTAGTGACTTGGTGTGGACAAAACTACTTGGAGCTTAAATGTTATAAAGACAGTGGACATGGTTGTGGATTTTAGAAGGAACCCTGTGTGATTCCCTGGTTGACACAGTTGAGTCCCCCAACATTCTGAGAACCATCATCAGCCAAGACCTCAAGTAGGGGCAGAACAATGGCGGCGTCTTCCAAGAAGGCTCAGCACAGGATGTACTTCCTGCAGCCCCTGAAGAACTTCAACTCGCTAAAGTCAACGATGGTGCACTTCTACATTCATCCTCACCTTCTTCATCACCATCTGGTACGCCGTTGCTGCTGTCAAGGACAAAAGCAGACAGCAGCGTATTATCCGCCGTGCCGAAAAGGTGATCCGATGCAATCTGCCACACCTCCAGGACCTGCACGCAAGATCATGGCTGATCCCTTCCCACCCCACTGCCCTCCAGGACCGACACCACAATAACAATTTCTTCCCGTCTGAAGCTGACCTCATCAACAAGGCCCAGGACCCCCACTTTGACATGACACATTATATTAACACCACAGTGCTGCATGGTGCATTACATTAACACAACTATTACTTGATATTATAAATTATGCATACTGCATACACTGTTTACTCCTGGTCAATAGCCTGTACATTCATCCCATTCTATTCtagttcatatttattattcaaGATTTCAATCAGTACCTGCTCCTCTCACCACaatgtattttacagtttttatattttatatgtgaattcttctttttatcttctttagGACCCCTGATTTTTGTGTATATTGTATGATTGTATATCTTTGACTGCTATGTGCCATAATGTAATCTGATCATCTACTTGGCAACCAAGCTCATTCTGATTTTGATTCTAATGTGaaaggtttaaaaaatgcagtctTAAACCCCCAGAACTGTCATTTCATGTGTCCATGTTTGATACTTAGGAGTTCAAATCTGGATGATTAGCCACTACTTTTCGAGTAGGACCACAATATCCAGTGAGAGACACAAGTCTACAAGGAACGAGAGGTCTGTAAAGAAACGACAACAAGCTGTTGTACGGGTCCTGAGATGGAAGAAAGGCTCGTCAATATGTGGCAAGAACACAACTGCCAATATAACGTCTTCCAGGACATTTCATAACAAAGAGAAGAGCTATTTCCCCATGACATGATGTTTGAGATTAGAGAGAagaacatatacatatacatgtgaTGCAAGACTATTTCAAAATGAGTTTGGATTTTAAAACTCCTGTGGTCTGAGCCCGGCTTTATCGTGAGACTGGACCTCGGTGTGTCAGAGTGTAATGGTGTATAACTCATGGTTAAGATTATGGAAGTGAGGAGCGCAGCAAAACTGTAAAATTGTAATGTCGATGTAAGTAGGTTAGA harbors:
- the bcl2l16 gene encoding BCL2 like 16 — protein: MCQSEAPEARLGLNSPDPLVREAFLMAHDYIDYVTTGGADSTMGPAPTDCTAALRHAGDELLCRFPIFFRRWPRVFQDVTEDTACPMLTNLLDEHFFPPVTGGRRRDLAWSAVLSVYVLAGQMALHCHERGMEAVLPRLKECVGAYVERVICPEIQNKGGWGGFVSRFGEKQDLEGQVKKVCCWTLVALAISILTYFIWKRMA